From Cytophagales bacterium, the proteins below share one genomic window:
- a CDS encoding ABC transporter permease has product MFKTNLRISLRNLIRNKSYSLINILGLSIGMGVCLAILQYVQFESSYDGFHTNAQDTYRLTLRALENGEVNRQQAKTSYAIAPQALLDIPDIESYTRIHPQYFGAVVNNPEKNNPFMEEDMLFADSTFLEMFDFELKQGNRSTALDDKYSIVLTEEMADKYFGSKVNPIGKTLKVDGWVTASFKVTGVLKTIPGNSHLEFDFLMPMQSLLESESYQNGRGRWGRTNFFTYFKLRDGSKTADVEEQIAAMVYENFGKTLEHYNITWEFALQPLPDIYLYSEHLEDQATSTANIQEIRALVLIAIIILIVAWLNFINLSIASSTKRAKDVGVRKALGSTKGQLRKQFIIESFLINVISAVIALFITAALLAYLNQILGTKFAFLLVQQASFWLTFILFIIVSSFASGIYPAVVISSFKAINIQRFKLSNSGSGFNIRKASLAFQFLISTLLISGTFIIYNQITFMKTQDLGVDMEQVLIVKGPEIVSNEEQLPSDLVAFKTESSRLASIASSTSSGTIPGKGHNAVVGMRKLGDEPSLNKPGGISYVDPSFFTTYEFDFLAGEPFKESDLTGSRPHVIINEKAAEVYGLGQGEEALNKRILIRKDTVYVSGVLKDFHWQSLREDHMPILFVVSNQAKRYFSFKMSPSNISETIVHIQNSYNDIFRGNPFNYYFLDDEFNEQYKSYVQFGQIFLIFSILAIFIACLGLFAFVTFSAAQRVKEMSIRKVLGADVNHLILILSKEYVITLIVANVISIPIVIYVAQDWLSNFAFRMQLGILAFLVPILTLFIISCLTVGRQIVKTAMINPVDSIKAE; this is encoded by the coding sequence ATGTTTAAAACGAACCTCCGAATTTCATTAAGAAACCTCATCAGGAATAAGTCTTATTCACTGATCAATATCCTTGGGTTGTCCATTGGCATGGGGGTATGTTTAGCCATTTTACAATATGTCCAATTTGAGTCAAGTTACGATGGTTTTCACACCAATGCTCAGGATACCTATCGACTGACCCTAAGAGCACTGGAAAATGGGGAGGTTAACAGACAACAAGCCAAAACCTCTTATGCTATAGCTCCTCAAGCACTTCTTGATATACCTGATATTGAAAGTTACACCAGGATCCACCCACAGTATTTCGGAGCAGTGGTGAATAATCCCGAAAAGAATAATCCCTTCATGGAGGAAGACATGCTCTTCGCGGATAGTACTTTTTTAGAGATGTTCGACTTTGAATTAAAGCAAGGCAATCGATCAACTGCGCTGGACGATAAATATAGTATCGTTCTTACGGAAGAGATGGCAGACAAATATTTTGGATCAAAAGTGAACCCTATAGGAAAAACCCTTAAGGTCGATGGATGGGTTACTGCCAGTTTTAAGGTAACAGGTGTTCTGAAGACGATTCCTGGAAACAGTCATTTAGAGTTCGACTTTTTAATGCCAATGCAATCTCTCTTAGAAAGTGAGAGCTATCAAAATGGTCGAGGCAGATGGGGAAGAACCAATTTTTTCACCTATTTCAAATTAAGAGATGGAAGTAAAACAGCCGATGTTGAGGAGCAGATTGCCGCAATGGTTTACGAGAATTTCGGAAAAACGCTGGAACACTATAACATCACCTGGGAGTTTGCACTACAACCCCTGCCAGATATCTATCTCTATTCCGAACATTTAGAAGATCAAGCAACCAGTACAGCTAATATCCAGGAAATACGTGCCCTTGTTCTCATTGCTATCATCATATTGATTGTGGCATGGCTCAACTTCATTAATCTTTCCATTGCCAGCTCTACCAAGCGGGCAAAAGATGTGGGTGTTCGAAAGGCGCTGGGTTCTACGAAAGGCCAATTGCGGAAGCAGTTTATTATCGAATCGTTTCTGATCAATGTCATTTCCGCTGTGATTGCTTTGTTCATTACCGCAGCATTACTTGCTTATCTCAATCAGATTCTTGGAACCAAGTTTGCCTTTTTGCTGGTACAACAAGCATCATTCTGGCTAACCTTCATACTTTTTATCATCGTTAGCTCTTTTGCTTCTGGCATTTACCCTGCAGTAGTCATTTCCTCTTTCAAGGCGATCAATATTCAACGATTTAAGCTGTCCAATTCAGGATCGGGGTTCAATATCAGAAAAGCCTCACTGGCATTCCAATTCCTCATTTCTACCCTACTCATCTCAGGCACATTCATCATCTACAATCAGATTACATTCATGAAAACTCAGGATTTGGGTGTAGATATGGAACAGGTATTGATTGTTAAAGGACCAGAGATCGTTTCCAACGAAGAACAATTGCCATCAGACCTTGTGGCCTTCAAAACAGAATCCTCCAGATTGGCATCAATTGCTTCGTCCACCAGTTCCGGCACAATCCCCGGGAAAGGTCACAATGCAGTTGTTGGCATGAGAAAATTAGGTGATGAGCCAAGTCTGAATAAACCTGGCGGCATTTCGTATGTTGATCCGAGTTTCTTTACGACCTATGAATTTGACTTCCTTGCCGGTGAACCATTTAAGGAAAGTGATCTTACTGGCAGTCGTCCTCATGTGATTATCAATGAAAAGGCAGCTGAAGTATATGGTCTTGGCCAGGGAGAAGAAGCACTCAATAAACGGATCTTGATCAGAAAGGATACGGTGTATGTGTCTGGTGTCTTAAAAGATTTTCATTGGCAGTCATTGAGAGAAGATCACATGCCCATCTTATTTGTGGTTAGTAATCAGGCTAAGCGCTATTTCTCCTTTAAAATGAGTCCCAGTAATATCTCCGAAACCATTGTCCACATACAAAATTCTTACAATGATATCTTTCGGGGGAATCCATTCAATTACTACTTTTTGGATGACGAATTCAACGAGCAATACAAGTCTTATGTACAGTTTGGCCAGATCTTCCTGATCTTCTCCATACTCGCGATTTTTATTGCATGTTTAGGCCTGTTTGCATTCGTCACCTTTTCTGCCGCTCAGCGAGTGAAAGAAATGAGTATTCGAAAAGTTCTCGGGGCGGATGTTAATCACCTGATTCTCATATTGTCAAAAGAATATGTGATTACACTAATTGTGGCCAATGTAATCTCAATCCCAATTGTTATTTATGTGGCCCAGGATTGGCTTTCTAATTTCGCATTCAGGATGCAACTGGGAATCCTGGCCTTTTTGGTACCAATACTGACCTTGTTCATCATTTCCTGTTTGACTGTAGGACGTCAGATTGTGAAAACAGCCATGATCAATCCGGTAGACTCCATTAAAGCTGAATAG